One window of Mesorhizobium sp. WSM4904 genomic DNA carries:
- the mobA gene encoding molybdenum cofactor guanylyltransferase MobA has protein sequence MDRSVAGIILAGGQSRRMGGGDKPLLSLGKVRLIDHVATRLKSQVGTLALNANGDPARFAGTGLPVLADTVPGYAGPLAGILTGLEWAATNAACRALIGAAGDTPFFPGDLVERLTAAARERPGAIAVASSDGRWHPTFALWPLGLADALRHFLVDEDNRRVSAFMERHGFVEVEFPMIEAEGRRIDPFFNINTPDDLAKAESLLQSLQP, from the coding sequence ATGGACCGAAGCGTCGCGGGCATCATCCTTGCGGGAGGCCAGTCGCGCCGGATGGGCGGCGGCGACAAGCCCCTGCTTTCGCTGGGCAAAGTCAGGTTGATCGACCATGTCGCCACCCGTCTTAAATCGCAGGTCGGTACGCTTGCGCTCAATGCCAATGGCGATCCGGCGCGGTTTGCCGGCACGGGTCTGCCGGTGCTTGCCGACACGGTGCCGGGTTATGCCGGCCCCCTGGCCGGCATTCTGACCGGCCTGGAATGGGCGGCAACGAACGCGGCTTGCCGGGCGCTGATCGGCGCCGCCGGCGACACGCCGTTCTTCCCCGGCGATCTCGTCGAACGACTGACTGCTGCCGCCCGCGAACGCCCAGGTGCGATAGCGGTCGCCAGTTCCGACGGCAGATGGCATCCGACTTTCGCGCTCTGGCCGCTTGGCCTCGCCGATGCCCTGCGCCATTTCCTGGTCGACGAGGACAACCGCCGGGTTTCCGCCTTCATGGAGCGGCACGGTTTTGTCGAGGTGGAGTTTCCGATGATCGAGGCAGAAGGCCGACGGATCGATCCGTTCTTCAACATCAACACCCCGGACGATCTTGCGAAGGCCGAAAGTCTGTTGCAAAGCCTCCAACCATGA
- the mobB gene encoding molybdopterin-guanine dinucleotide biosynthesis protein B produces the protein MRRVFGITGWKNSGKTTLTEKLVAELVHRGWTVSTVKHAHHDFDIDKPDTDSFRHRQAGAMEVAIVSGRRWALMHELRDEDEPKLDEILARLAPCDIVLVEGYKREAHKKIEARRLEAKDRTPLAAGDPNIVAIAADFKVEGESLPVFDLDDTKSIADFIERVTGLVTKGE, from the coding sequence ATGAGACGCGTATTCGGCATCACCGGGTGGAAGAATTCCGGCAAGACGACACTGACCGAGAAGCTGGTCGCCGAACTGGTGCACCGTGGCTGGACCGTCTCGACGGTGAAGCACGCCCATCATGACTTCGACATCGACAAGCCTGATACGGACTCCTTCCGCCACCGCCAGGCCGGTGCCATGGAGGTCGCAATCGTCTCCGGCCGGCGCTGGGCGCTGATGCACGAGCTGCGCGATGAGGACGAGCCGAAGCTGGACGAAATCCTGGCGCGGCTGGCGCCTTGCGACATCGTGCTCGTCGAAGGCTACAAGCGCGAGGCGCACAAGAAGATCGAGGCGAGACGGCTCGAGGCGAAGGACCGGACGCCGCTTGCGGCCGGCGATCCGAACATCGTCGCCATCGCAGCGGATTTCAAAGTCGAAGGCGAGAGCCTGCCGGTTTTCGACCTCGACGACACGAAATCGATAGCCGACTTCATCGAGCGCGTGACTGGCCTCGTCACAAAAGGCGAGTAA